From the Psychrobacillus sp. FSL K6-4046 genome, one window contains:
- a CDS encoding 2'-5' RNA ligase family protein, protein MYGIIALFDDQLNKRILKLWQELKDESISSYAFEVSDRNPHITIASYSKLDIKSFVDRLDSYLADKKSIEITFPSIGSFTGSGTLFYTPVITEDLFHFHNDFHTYFKDFNDAQSLYNPGQWIPHCTIANRLSNQKLLEAFLYCTTQAQNIKGYIKEIAVIDTSIPTQAPVIFSKKLKSI, encoded by the coding sequence ATGTATGGAATAATTGCGTTATTTGATGATCAGTTAAATAAGCGGATTTTGAAACTTTGGCAAGAGTTAAAGGATGAATCTATTTCTTCCTATGCATTTGAGGTAAGTGATCGGAATCCACATATTACTATTGCAAGTTACAGCAAATTAGATATTAAATCTTTTGTAGATCGCTTAGATAGCTACTTAGCAGATAAAAAAAGTATTGAAATCACGTTTCCTTCTATTGGATCGTTTACGGGATCTGGTACACTTTTTTATACACCTGTTATTACAGAGGATCTTTTTCATTTTCACAACGACTTTCATACTTATTTTAAGGACTTTAATGACGCACAATCCTTGTATAATCCAGGACAATGGATTCCACACTGTACTATAGCAAATCGTTTATCCAACCAAAAATTATTAGAAGCTTTCCTCTATTGCACTACTCAAGCTCAGAACATAAAGGGATATATTAAAGAAATTGCTGTAATAGACACGTCTATCCCGACACAAGCCCCAGTAATTTTTTCAAAAAAACTTAAGTCCATATAA